From one Branchiostoma floridae strain S238N-H82 chromosome 3, Bfl_VNyyK, whole genome shotgun sequence genomic stretch:
- the LOC118411997 gene encoding uncharacterized protein LOC118411997, which yields MKTRSRQGSAVQAVLTIATRGRITFSPPVKKEEQPLQPPPQAAQPPASEDAGSIGQRLRKKRNDKAEIPAEVNMEDAQKVNNTKATSKREQQPAVQKVDSTKTVSGREVQPGMQKEEGGKGGMKTSGNRKRKVEDEDWEDSGMETDDSVSGWEDTSGVVGTMPTLRQVRFPPPPPGESEEDKKKREEMEEAERKKAWAEWQFAAATERNRIRAEHDRKAVQRELMHRRWLKSLSKKERKKYERTAKNKESLRAMRDERSLLELQSDLVSALQVGHIDVPAAVSVLKKMRDIVFTQRLLTNQPTIVYTLHKVREFAGSRQVQKLAHRLYLSCRIPFMVYEGESFIQAFERGRQDLLERDARNLEEELARKAERAIRKMKEAEDQVVPGEEKLPLPNPAETWDTEAVVPGQ from the exons ATGAAGACCAGAAGCAGGCAAGGATCTGCTGTGCAGGCTGTGTTAACCATAGCAACAAGAGGCAGGATTACATTCTCTCCACCAGTCAAGAAGGAGGAACAGCCACTCCAGCCTCCTCCCCAAGCAGCCCAACCTCCAGCATCAGAGGATGCAGGGAGCATCGGTCAGCGGttgaggaagaaaagaaatgacaaaGCAGAAATACCGGCAGAGGTTAATATGGAAGATGCGCAGAAAGTGAACAACACGAAGGCAACAAGCAAGAGGGAACAGCAACCTGCTGTGCAGAAAGTGGACAGCACAAAGACAGTATCTGGGAGAGAAGTGCAGCCAGGTATGCAGAAAGAGGAGGGTGGCAAAGGTGGGATGAAAACATCAGGCAACAGGAAGCGGAAAGTTGAAGATGAAGACTGGGAGGATTCTGGGATGGAGACGGATGACTCGGTCTCCGGATGGGAGGACACCTCGGGTGTGGTGGGAACGATGCCAACTCTCCGCCAGGTGAGGTTCCCTCCACCACCTCCTGGAGAGTCTGAGGAGGACAAGAAGAAGAGAGAGGAGATGGAGGAGGCAGAG AGGAAGAAGGCCTGGGCTGAGTGGCAGTTTGCTGCGGCTACGGAGAGGAACCGGATTCGTGCCGAGCATGACAGGAAGGCGGTACAACGGGAGCTTATGCACCGCAGATG GCTAAAAAGTCTAAGTAAGAAGGAGCGGAAGAAATATGAAAGGACTGCCAAGAACAAGGAAAGCCTGAGAG CTATGCGTGATGAGAGGTCTTTGTTGGAGCTGCAGTCTGACCTTGTCTCTGCTCTGCAGGTTGGTCACATT GATGTCCCAGCTGCTGTTTCTGTGCTGAAGAAGATGCGGGACATTGTGTTCACCCAGAGACTGCTGACCAACCAGCCGACAATTGTCTACACACTTCATAAA GTGCGTGAGTTTGCAGGGAGTCGGCAGGTTCAGAAGCTGGCGCATCGCCTGTACTTGTCCTGCAGGATTCCCTTCATGGTGTATGAGGGAGAATCTTTCATCCAGGCATTTGAAAGGGGTCGGCAAGATCTGCTGGAGAGAGATGCCAGAAACCTGGAGGAGGAGCTGGCTAGAAAAGCAGAAAGAG CAATAAGGAAAATGAAGGAAGCTGAAGACCAGGTGGTACCTGGGGAAGAGAAACTCCCCCTCCCAAACCCAGCAGAGACCTGGGACACAGAAGCCGTGGTACCAGGACAGTAA